A region from the Terriglobales bacterium genome encodes:
- a CDS encoding HAMP domain-containing protein has protein sequence MDTAAQQTAAATPVEPPIEPGSNGSAPHLNTEAEYLAVILGGLRTMSDGDFSVRLPVTWTGLHGKIADYFNEIVSSNEQMARELKRIGQAVGKEGKTRERTRFQHPRGAWGEMETSVNTLVDDLLRPTTEVTRAIAAVAQGNLNQTVRLDVDGRPLEGEFLRSANIVNTMIQQLGVFTAEVTRVAREVGTDGKLGGQAQVPGVAGTWKDLTDSVNSMASNLTGQVRNIAEVATAIANGDLSKKITVDVRGEILQLKEAINTMVDQLRSFASEVTRVAREVGTDGKLGGQAVVPGVAGTWKDLTDSVNAMAGNLTAQVRNIAEVTTAVARGDLSRKITVDVKGEILELKDTINTMVDQLNAFAGEVTRVAREVGTEGKLGGQAQVPGVGGTWKDLTDNVNFMASNLTGQVRNIAEVATAIANGDLSKKITVDVRGEILQLKETLNTMVDQLNRFAGEVTRVAREVGTEGRLGGQANVPGVAGTWKDLTDSVNSMAGNLTGQVRNIAEVTTAVARGDLSRKITVDVKGEILELKNTINTMVDQLNAFAGEVTRVAREVGTEGKLGGQAEVPGVAGTWKDLTDNVNFMAGNLTAQVRNIAEVATAVARGDLSRKITVDVKGEILELKNTINTMVDQLRSFASEVTRVAREVGTDGKLGGQALVPGVAGTWKDLTDSVNSMASNLTGQVRNIAEVATAIANGDLSKKITVNVSGEILLLKDTINTMVDQLNAFAGEVTRVAREVGTEGRLGGQANVPGVAGTWGDLTDSVNAMAGNLTGQVRNIAEVTTAVARGDLSRKITVDVKGEILELKNTINTMVDQLNAFAAEVTRVAREVGTEGKLGGQAQVPGVAGTWKDLTDNVNVMAANLTGQVRNIAEVATAIATGDLSKKITVDVRGEILQLKETLNTMVEQLRSFAAEVTRVAREVGSEGRLGGQANVPGVAGTWKDLTDSVNAMAGNLTAQVRNIAEVTTAVARGDLSRKITVDVKGEILELKNTINTMVDQLNAFAAEVTRVAREVGTEGKLGGQAQVPGVAGTWKDLTDNVNVMAANLTEQVRGIVKVVTAVANGELTQKLTVNAKGEVAALAETINNMTDTLATFADQVTTVAREVGVEGRLGGQANVPGAAGTWKDLTGNVNLLADNLTNQVRAIAEVATAVTKGDLTRSIQVEASGEVAELKDNINTMIDNLRLTTERNTEQDWLKTNLARFTGMLQGQRDLSTVGRMLLSELAPLVNAQQGVIYQVDSEESGSMVLLSAFANSPDGHLERVRIGEGLIGQCAAEKRRMLISDLPERTVPIRSGLFEAVPRNVIVLPILFEEKVKAVIELASLSMFNASHLSFLEQLTASIGIVLNSIEATMQTEALLKQSQQLATELQTQQKELQQTNEQLAQKAQQLAEQNVEVERKNQEIEQARRALEEKAKELALTSKYKSEFLANMSHELRTPLNSILVLGQQLLDNPDGNLTGKQVEFARTIHGAGTDLLNLISDILDLSKIESGTVSVEAEQVFFASLLDAVSRPFRHEAENRKLTFEVAADPHLARSLVTDSKRLQQVLKNLLSNAFKFTENGGVRLSVSVAQKGWSEGHPVLSTAGNVIAFEVSDTGIGIPYEKQRIIFEAFQQADASTSRKYGGTGLGLAISRELASLLGGEIQLRSAPGKGSTFTLYLPQTYVGPSSASTPVVDRSHHTALSPAQLTSVARAEQVVEDIADDRDDLHTGDSILLIVEDDPHYATIVRDLARDKGFKVLIAMRGAEALALAREYQPTAISLDVFLPDMLGWTILNHLKQDSATRHIPVQMLTLDDDWHHGLSRGAFAFVTKPTSPEDLEQALTRIREYASPRRKKLLVVEDNPAEQLSIRELLGYHDIDIEVASSGAEALKAVKAQRFDCLVLDLRLPDMTGFEVLERLRDTPELTDLPVVVFTGKELSPDEDARLHTLARSVVVKDVESPERLLDETALFLHRVIADLPPEKQKMLDRLHRSDEALVGRKVLVVDDDVRNIFALSSVLERRGMEVLTAGTGREAIATIESTPDLAIVLMDIMMPEMDGYETMQVIRQNPSLRRLPIIALTAKAMKGDREKCLEAGASEYLAKPVNTEQLLSALRMWLHR, from the coding sequence ATGGACACCGCCGCACAGCAAACTGCTGCCGCGACTCCCGTCGAGCCCCCCATAGAGCCGGGGTCGAACGGATCTGCGCCACATCTCAACACCGAAGCTGAGTACCTCGCTGTCATCCTTGGAGGCCTTCGCACTATGAGCGACGGAGACTTCTCCGTCCGCCTCCCCGTAACCTGGACCGGACTCCACGGCAAGATCGCCGACTACTTCAACGAGATCGTCTCTTCCAACGAACAGATGGCTCGGGAACTCAAGCGCATCGGCCAGGCCGTCGGTAAGGAAGGTAAGACTCGCGAGCGCACTCGCTTTCAACATCCTCGTGGCGCTTGGGGCGAGATGGAAACATCCGTCAATACACTCGTTGACGACCTCCTCCGACCCACGACGGAAGTCACCCGCGCCATCGCCGCCGTAGCACAGGGAAATCTAAATCAAACCGTACGCCTCGACGTGGATGGCCGCCCCCTCGAAGGCGAGTTCCTCCGCTCCGCCAACATCGTCAACACGATGATTCAGCAGCTCGGCGTCTTTACCGCTGAGGTTACCCGTGTCGCCCGTGAAGTCGGTACCGACGGTAAGCTCGGCGGTCAGGCTCAGGTGCCTGGTGTCGCCGGAACCTGGAAAGATCTCACTGACTCCGTCAACTCCATGGCCTCGAACCTCACCGGTCAGGTCCGTAACATCGCCGAAGTCGCCACCGCTATCGCCAACGGCGACCTCTCCAAGAAGATCACCGTCGACGTGCGCGGCGAAATTCTCCAGCTCAAGGAAGCCATCAACACGATGGTGGACCAGCTACGCTCCTTCGCCTCCGAAGTGACGCGCGTCGCCCGCGAAGTCGGTACCGACGGAAAGCTCGGCGGACAGGCCGTCGTCCCCGGCGTCGCTGGAACCTGGAAGGACCTCACCGACTCGGTCAACGCCATGGCCGGAAACCTCACGGCTCAGGTCCGCAATATCGCCGAAGTCACCACCGCCGTCGCTCGCGGAGACCTTTCCCGCAAAATCACCGTCGACGTAAAGGGCGAAATTCTCGAACTCAAAGACACCATCAACACGATGGTCGATCAGCTCAACGCGTTCGCAGGCGAAGTCACCCGTGTTGCCCGCGAAGTCGGTACCGAAGGAAAACTCGGCGGACAGGCACAGGTCCCCGGTGTCGGTGGCACTTGGAAGGACCTCACCGACAACGTCAACTTCATGGCCAGCAACCTCACTGGTCAGGTCCGTAACATCGCTGAAGTCGCCACCGCTATCGCCAACGGCGACTTGTCCAAGAAGATCACCGTCGATGTGCGCGGCGAAATTCTCCAGCTCAAAGAAACTCTCAACACCATGGTGGACCAGCTCAACCGGTTCGCCGGAGAAGTTACCCGCGTCGCCCGCGAAGTCGGTACCGAAGGCCGCCTTGGCGGCCAGGCCAACGTGCCCGGTGTGGCTGGAACCTGGAAAGATCTCACCGACTCCGTCAACTCCATGGCCGGCAACCTCACCGGTCAGGTCCGTAACATCGCCGAAGTGACGACCGCCGTCGCCCGTGGCGACCTCTCCCGCAAGATCACCGTCGACGTGAAAGGCGAAATTCTTGAACTGAAGAACACCATTAACACCATGGTGGACCAGCTCAACGCCTTCGCCGGAGAAGTGACCCGTGTGGCTCGCGAAGTCGGTACCGAAGGAAAACTCGGCGGTCAGGCAGAAGTGCCGGGCGTCGCCGGAACCTGGAAGGATCTCACCGACAACGTCAACTTCATGGCCGGAAACCTCACGGCTCAGGTGCGTAACATCGCCGAAGTGGCAACCGCTGTGGCACGTGGCGACCTTTCCCGCAAGATTACCGTCGATGTGAAAGGTGAAATCCTCGAGCTCAAAAACACCATCAACACCATGGTGGACCAGCTCCGCTCTTTCGCCTCCGAAGTGACACGTGTCGCTCGTGAGGTCGGTACCGACGGCAAACTCGGTGGACAGGCTCTCGTGCCCGGCGTCGCCGGAACATGGAAAGATCTCACGGACTCCGTGAACTCCATGGCCTCGAACCTCACCGGGCAGGTGCGTAACATCGCCGAAGTCGCCACCGCAATCGCCAACGGCGATTTGTCGAAGAAGATCACCGTGAACGTCAGCGGCGAAATCTTGCTGCTGAAAGACACCATCAACACCATGGTGGACCAGCTCAACGCCTTCGCCGGAGAAGTCACCCGCGTGGCTCGCGAAGTCGGTACCGAAGGACGTCTAGGGGGTCAGGCCAATGTGCCCGGTGTTGCCGGAACGTGGGGCGATCTCACCGACTCGGTCAACGCCATGGCCGGAAACCTCACCGGTCAGGTTCGTAACATCGCCGAAGTGACGACGGCTGTCGCCCGCGGCGACCTTTCCCGCAAGATCACCGTAGACGTGAAGGGTGAAATTCTTGAGCTCAAGAACACCATCAACACCATGGTGGACCAGCTCAACGCGTTTGCTGCCGAAGTAACCCGCGTCGCCCGCGAAGTCGGTACCGAAGGAAAACTCGGCGGTCAGGCACAAGTGCCGGGCGTCGCCGGAACCTGGAAAGATCTCACCGACAACGTCAACGTCATGGCCGCGAACCTTACCGGCCAGGTCCGTAACATCGCCGAAGTCGCCACCGCGATCGCAACCGGCGATCTCTCCAAGAAGATCACCGTGGACGTTCGCGGCGAGATTCTGCAGCTCAAAGAAACGCTCAACACCATGGTCGAGCAGTTGCGCTCCTTTGCTGCCGAAGTGACGCGCGTCGCTCGCGAAGTCGGCTCTGAAGGACGCCTCGGCGGTCAGGCCAACGTGCCCGGTGTCGCCGGTACCTGGAAGGACCTCACCGACTCGGTGAACGCTATGGCCGGAAACCTCACGGCCCAGGTGCGTAACATCGCCGAAGTGACGACGGCCGTGGCCCGCGGCGATCTCTCCCGCAAGATCACCGTCGACGTGAAGGGTGAAATTCTTGAGCTCAAGAACACCATCAACACCATGGTGGACCAGCTCAACGCGTTCGCTGCTGAAGTGACCCGCGTCGCCCGCGAAGTCGGTACCGAAGGCAAACTCGGCGGACAGGCGCAGGTGCCCGGTGTCGCCGGAACCTGGAAGGACCTAACCGACAACGTCAATGTCATGGCCGCCAACCTCACCGAGCAGGTGCGCGGCATTGTCAAGGTCGTGACCGCCGTCGCCAACGGCGAACTCACGCAGAAACTCACCGTGAACGCGAAGGGCGAAGTCGCCGCTCTCGCGGAAACCATCAACAACATGACCGATACGCTCGCCACCTTCGCCGACCAGGTGACCACCGTGGCCCGCGAAGTCGGTGTGGAAGGTCGTCTTGGCGGTCAGGCCAACGTGCCCGGTGCTGCCGGAACCTGGAAAGACCTTACCGGCAACGTCAACTTGCTGGCCGACAACCTCACCAACCAGGTTCGCGCAATCGCGGAAGTGGCAACTGCCGTCACCAAGGGTGACCTCACCCGTTCCATTCAGGTGGAAGCCAGCGGCGAAGTCGCCGAGTTGAAGGACAACATCAACACGATGATTGACAACCTTCGACTCACCACCGAACGTAACACCGAGCAGGACTGGCTCAAGACAAACCTCGCTCGTTTCACCGGCATGTTGCAGGGGCAACGCGACCTCAGCACCGTGGGGCGCATGCTTCTCTCGGAACTGGCTCCGCTCGTCAATGCGCAGCAGGGCGTCATCTATCAGGTCGATTCGGAAGAGTCCGGCAGCATGGTGCTGCTCTCCGCATTCGCCAACAGCCCGGACGGACACCTCGAACGCGTCCGTATCGGCGAAGGCTTAATCGGACAGTGTGCGGCCGAAAAGCGCCGCATGCTCATCAGCGATCTCCCCGAAAGAACGGTTCCGATCCGCTCAGGACTGTTCGAAGCCGTTCCCCGAAACGTGATCGTCCTTCCGATTCTCTTCGAAGAAAAGGTCAAGGCCGTAATCGAACTCGCCTCATTGAGCATGTTCAACGCCTCGCATCTGTCGTTCCTTGAACAGCTCACTGCCAGCATCGGCATCGTGCTCAACAGTATCGAAGCCACCATGCAGACCGAAGCTCTGCTTAAGCAGTCGCAGCAGTTGGCAACCGAGCTTCAGACTCAGCAGAAGGAACTCCAGCAGACCAACGAACAGCTTGCGCAAAAAGCTCAACAGCTCGCCGAGCAGAACGTCGAAGTCGAAAGAAAGAACCAGGAAATCGAGCAGGCCCGTCGCGCTCTCGAAGAAAAGGCCAAGGAACTCGCGCTCACCTCGAAATACAAGTCGGAGTTCCTCGCCAACATGTCGCACGAGTTACGCACGCCGCTGAACAGTATTCTCGTTCTCGGCCAGCAACTCCTCGACAATCCCGACGGCAATCTCACCGGCAAGCAGGTCGAATTCGCGCGCACCATCCACGGCGCGGGAACCGACCTCCTCAACCTCATCAGCGACATCCTCGATCTGTCCAAGATCGAATCCGGCACGGTGTCCGTTGAAGCCGAACAGGTCTTCTTCGCCAGCTTGCTCGACGCCGTCTCTCGTCCATTCCGTCACGAGGCGGAAAACCGCAAGCTCACCTTCGAAGTCGCGGCCGACCCGCATCTCGCGCGCAGCCTCGTCACCGACTCCAAGCGTCTACAGCAGGTCCTGAAGAACCTGCTCTCCAACGCCTTCAAGTTCACCGAGAACGGCGGTGTCAGGCTCTCCGTCTCTGTCGCTCAGAAAGGATGGTCGGAAGGACATCCCGTCCTCAGCACCGCTGGAAACGTCATTGCCTTCGAGGTCAGCGATACCGGCATCGGTATCCCCTACGAGAAGCAGCGCATCATCTTCGAAGCCTTCCAGCAGGCAGACGCCAGCACCAGCCGCAAGTACGGTGGAACCGGTCTCGGACTCGCCATCAGCCGCGAACTGGCCAGCCTGCTTGGCGGCGAAATCCAGCTCCGTAGCGCTCCCGGCAAGGGCAGCACGTTCACTCTCTACTTGCCACAGACGTACGTGGGCCCATCCTCCGCTAGCACTCCGGTCGTGGACCGCAGCCATCACACGGCCCTGTCGCCGGCACAACTCACGAGCGTCGCTCGCGCCGAGCAGGTCGTCGAAGACATCGCCGACGATCGCGACGACCTCCACACCGGAGACTCCATCCTCCTTATCGTGGAAGACGATCCGCACTACGCGACGATCGTCCGCGATCTCGCCCGCGACAAGGGCTTCAAGGTCCTGATTGCCATGCGCGGCGCGGAAGCCCTGGCGCTCGCGCGCGAATATCAACCGACAGCAATCTCGCTCGACGTCTTCCTGCCCGACATGCTCGGCTGGACGATCCTCAACCACCTCAAGCAGGACTCGGCCACCCGCCACATCCCTGTCCAGATGCTCACTCTCGACGACGATTGGCATCACGGTCTCTCGCGCGGTGCGTTCGCCTTTGTCACCAAGCCGACCTCGCCCGAAGACCTTGAGCAAGCCCTGACGCGTATCCGCGAATACGCCAGCCCGCGTCGCAAGAAACTCCTGGTTGTCGAAGACAATCCCGCCGAACAGCTCAGCATTCGCGAACTGCTCGGCTACCACGACATCGACATCGAAGTTGCCTCGTCCGGTGCGGAGGCCCTCAAGGCCGTCAAGGCACAGCGCTTCGACTGCCTTGTCCTCGACCTTCGCCTACCTGACATGACCGGCTTCGAAGTGCTCGAGCGCCTGCGCGATACACCCGAGCTCACCGATCTGCCGGTCGTCGTGTTCACCGGAAAGGAACTCTCCCCCGACGAAGACGCCCGCCTGCACACCTTGGCCCGTAGCGTCGTCGTAAAAGATGTCGAGTCCCCCGAACGTCTGCTCGACGAAACTGCGCTCTTCCTACACCGCGTCATCGCCGACCTTCCGCCCGAAAAACAAAAAATGCTCGACCGTCTGCATCGCTCCGATGAAGCTCTCGTCGGCCGCAAGGTGCTGGTCGTCGACGACGACGTCCGCAACATCTTCGCTCTCAGCAGTGTCCTCGAACGCCGCGGCATGGAAGTCCTCACCGCCGGCACCGGACGCGAAGCCATCGCTACCATTGAATCCACGCCCGACCTTGCCATCGTCCTCATGGACATCATGATGCCCGAGATGGACGGTTACGAAACCATGCAAGTGATCCGGCAGAACCCATCACTACGCCGCCTCCCCATCATCGCCCTCACCGCCAAAGCCATGAAAGGTGATCGCGAAAAATGTCTCGAGGCTGGCGCATCTGAATATCTCGCAAAGCCGGTCAACACCGAACAGTTGCTCTCGGCCTTGCGCATGTGGTTACACCGGTAA
- a CDS encoding PAS domain S-box protein, with amino-acid sequence MTRDTQLGTFGGDLDRVNILMVDDQPAKLLTYEAILSDLGENLIKATSGREALDQLLKHDISVVLMDVSMPEIDGFELAEMIRQHPRFQKTAIIFISGVHLSDTDRIRGYQRGAVDYISVPVVPEVLRAKVTVFVELHRKTRQLEKLNRELESRVEERTQELRESEDQFRTLANSIPQLAWMANPDGSIFWFNQRWFDYTGASPGMSDGFGWRDIVHPDHVSRVETGLKKSWSNGELWEETFPLRSKEGQYAWFLTRTVPICDSNGKVVRWFGTGTDISAQIEAQAQIRKLNSQLEQRVAELETIMQVLPVGIALAHDPDCEYISGNTALAELLGVPPGGNLLYRDASDAPYEVFRGDKKLNPNQLPVQTAAATGKAVGSTELLIRLTDGTERHVLASASPLFDEAGAVRGAVGAFFDVSTRKQMENMLRERADLLELATEAVMVRDLDGTLQYWNSGAEALYGWNREEIIGRNIHQVLNTEFPAPLEEIEAALTSFGTWEGNLIQETRDHRKVTVSSRKALNRERGVVLEINRDITARLQAEEALRHTEKLAAMGRVAGIIAHEINNPLEAITNAFFLLRDHPSLDEEARQYASLAEQELVRVSHITRQTLSFYRESKQPMLLSVPELLDDVLELQTRRFQVGGIELQRRYRSAGQLQGFPVELKQVFLNLVGNAIQAMPRGGRLRISVRDSGRWNGSTPGVVISIVDTGSGIRPKDARHLFEPFFTTKSEKGTGLGLWISRGIIQKYEGDIRFRSMETAAGNQTCFKVFIPIATADNALKPAVRAEAAGGSRVARGNRG; translated from the coding sequence ATGACAAGGGACACACAACTCGGCACTTTCGGCGGCGATCTCGACAGGGTTAACATCCTCATGGTCGATGACCAGCCTGCGAAGCTTCTCACCTATGAGGCGATCCTCTCCGACCTCGGCGAGAACCTCATCAAGGCAACTTCTGGCCGCGAGGCCCTCGACCAGCTCCTGAAACACGACATCTCCGTCGTGCTCATGGACGTCAGCATGCCGGAGATCGACGGCTTCGAGCTCGCCGAGATGATCCGCCAGCATCCTCGTTTCCAGAAGACCGCCATCATCTTCATCTCCGGCGTCCACCTCAGCGATACCGATCGCATCCGCGGCTATCAGCGCGGCGCCGTCGACTACATCTCCGTCCCCGTCGTCCCCGAGGTCCTGCGCGCCAAGGTCACCGTCTTCGTCGAACTCCATCGCAAGACGCGCCAGCTTGAGAAGCTCAATCGCGAACTCGAATCGCGTGTCGAAGAACGCACCCAGGAACTTCGCGAGAGCGAAGACCAGTTCCGTACCCTTGCCAACTCCATCCCTCAGCTCGCCTGGATGGCCAACCCCGACGGTTCCATCTTCTGGTTCAACCAGCGCTGGTTCGACTACACCGGCGCCTCGCCAGGCATGTCCGACGGCTTCGGATGGCGCGACATCGTTCATCCCGACCACGTCAGTCGCGTCGAAACCGGCCTTAAGAAGTCATGGAGCAACGGCGAACTCTGGGAAGAAACTTTCCCGCTGAGATCCAAGGAGGGCCAGTACGCCTGGTTTCTCACCCGCACCGTTCCCATCTGCGACTCCAATGGCAAGGTCGTCCGTTGGTTCGGCACCGGCACCGACATCAGCGCTCAAATCGAAGCGCAGGCACAAATCCGCAAGCTGAACAGCCAGCTTGAGCAGCGTGTTGCCGAACTCGAAACCATCATGCAGGTTCTCCCAGTCGGCATCGCTCTCGCCCACGATCCCGATTGCGAATACATTTCCGGCAACACCGCTCTCGCGGAACTCCTCGGTGTCCCTCCTGGAGGCAATCTCCTCTACCGCGATGCCTCCGATGCCCCCTACGAGGTCTTCCGCGGCGACAAGAAGCTCAACCCCAACCAGCTACCCGTCCAGACCGCTGCTGCTACCGGAAAAGCCGTCGGCAGTACCGAGTTGCTTATTCGCCTCACCGATGGCACCGAGCGCCACGTGCTCGCCAGCGCCAGTCCACTTTTCGATGAAGCCGGTGCAGTCCGCGGCGCTGTTGGCGCATTCTTCGACGTCAGCACTCGCAAGCAAATGGAAAACATGCTCCGTGAGCGTGCCGACCTCCTCGAACTCGCTACCGAAGCGGTCATGGTCCGCGACCTCGACGGCACACTGCAATACTGGAATTCCGGCGCCGAAGCGCTCTATGGTTGGAATCGCGAAGAAATCATTGGTCGCAATATCCATCAGGTTCTCAACACGGAGTTCCCTGCTCCCCTTGAGGAGATCGAAGCCGCTCTCACCAGCTTCGGTACCTGGGAAGGCAATCTCATCCAGGAGACCCGCGATCACCGTAAGGTCACCGTCTCCAGTCGCAAGGCCTTGAACCGCGAGCGCGGCGTCGTCCTCGAAATCAATCGCGACATCACCGCTCGTCTTCAAGCCGAGGAAGCTCTTCGTCACACCGAAAAACTTGCCGCCATGGGACGCGTCGCCGGCATCATCGCTCACGAGATCAACAATCCTCTCGAAGCCATCACCAACGCCTTCTTCCTCCTGCGCGATCATCCTTCGCTCGACGAAGAAGCACGGCAATACGCCTCCCTGGCCGAACAGGAACTCGTACGCGTATCGCACATCACGCGGCAAACGCTCAGCTTCTATCGCGAATCGAAGCAGCCCATGCTGCTTTCTGTTCCTGAATTGCTCGACGACGTCCTCGAACTGCAAACGCGTCGCTTCCAGGTCGGAGGCATCGAACTTCAGCGCCGTTACCGCTCCGCTGGCCAACTCCAGGGATTCCCTGTCGAACTCAAGCAGGTTTTCCTCAATCTCGTCGGCAACGCCATCCAGGCTATGCCTCGTGGCGGACGTCTCCGCATCAGTGTCCGCGATTCCGGCCGTTGGAACGGATCGACTCCGGGCGTGGTCATATCCATCGTCGACACCGGGTCCGGCATTCGCCCCAAGGATGCAAGACACTTGTTCGAACCGTTCTTTACCACCAAGTCCGAGAAAGGTACCGGCCTCGGCTTGTGGATCAGTCGCGGCATCATCCAGAAATACGAGGGTGACATTCGCTTCCGCAGCATGGAAACCGCTGCCGGCAATCAGACCTGCTTCAAGGTCTTCATCCCCATTGCGACCGCCGACAACGCCTTGAAACCTGCTGTTCGTGCCGAGGCTGCCGGCGGATCACGCGTCGCGCGAGGCAATCGTGGATAA
- a CDS encoding response regulator produces the protein MDNGNFTILCVDDEATPLYFRKLVLEKNGFHVLTVPSAMQAIQLLANTRVDLVLSDILMPEMPGTELLQRLRKSHPKLPIILVSGLNEVPPEAAQADLFISKLEGPIVMCEKIRQVLQQHQSSHETGSANANASSQSAAL, from the coding sequence GTGGATAACGGCAACTTCACCATCCTTTGTGTCGACGACGAGGCCACCCCGCTATATTTCCGCAAGCTGGTGCTCGAAAAGAATGGCTTCCATGTGCTCACCGTTCCGTCTGCGATGCAGGCCATCCAGCTTCTCGCCAACACGCGCGTCGATCTTGTGCTCTCCGACATTCTTATGCCGGAAATGCCAGGTACCGAACTCCTCCAGCGCCTTCGGAAATCGCACCCCAAGCTCCCCATCATTCTTGTTTCCGGCCTCAACGAAGTTCCTCCCGAGGCCGCTCAGGCCGATTTGTTTATCAGCAAGCTCGAGGGACCCATCGTCATGTGCGAGAAGATCAGACAGGTTCTACAGCAACATCAGAGTTCACACGAGACGGGCAGCGCAAACGCAAACGCCTCTTCGCAATCCGCAGCCCTGTGA